In Salarias fasciatus chromosome 20, fSalaFa1.1, whole genome shotgun sequence, a single window of DNA contains:
- the wdr6 gene encoding tRNA (34-2'-O)-methyltransferase regulator WDR6 isoform X2 — protein sequence METAALLAPVTSLEFVRDEFLLTGEGPVLSVYTLHPRPKALTSLSILQRHRIHGIRTRSQAALPANSSPAAAGHREEGHAISCTTEPICYDVAVFGGKAVRLLRLHRDPQIGEHIHLELLGPLMELQDWALDVRWLSGDHQSQLCVAVAHNSALLLDVSQGQAVIQRSCQEGCLLYSALLLTHDFWSDTVLVGGTVFNQLVLWKPGEGNSSRANVKAPVERRLLGHSGVIFSISYILERGYLASASDDRSVRVWGVGALGGPGGKCGDLNPACLQVLYGHQARVFSVHLSPGKVFSAGEDGACLVWDWARDGKVVHALKGHRAGGVRALAVSEGEGGEGKWVATGGADGGVRLWRVEGEEKDESMEEAVTERLTDLKFPGDGLPKVVRIAGEEDENMSWSQIKFVVCTDKGLVYQYSHGMWEVVWQGPPEFQSYCVMETVTVTVKQSVAKACLCAVGNISGSLQLFPTSHPHCGIHLSAGSGKIHSLIWQKAESGVYLLASGAEGLVYRWFVEVNFSREGSIVLGVNPLPCFLLPPCAKRWLTAAVRLRSRSQPVLWVCGDRRGSLIMFPDREQTKQNEVHEEGMSEVLLRDRKQPAHEEGGTAQDDICADVKQGTMDTRENPDGVLEPLSCLFGVHGKQGVTSVCEYRGLLYSTGRDGCVRVFRVQSAKHAETGRISAGQSAENKERLQLEVLRVQRACRGMEWLERILILRSEISEEELGEESEHGFLEGEKDELGFNRVKGREARFVIVGFHAVHFVVWDPVKQERLLAVPCGGGHRSWSLWPSYKGVWPGYGALVFIKQGSVLASEPPREGAGKSGGWGLREGVHGRGIGCVCRLGRIVDAENDGGKVGREERQWEIVVMGGEDTSLSVLAVNPITGSIKVLSVITDHISSVRTMTAITSPDAGRGRQLRSLSALLLSAGGRAQIQCYRLLLAWDRQRAAPSCQVIQVASHRLDAEWERRRNRHKTVKMDPETRYMSITVVDEKTDGVLVALSCSDGAIRLLSVSEGKRQIDLLWETFHHQRCVLSVATCNLEDDKGSRYKLLFSAATDGKVALWHLTEALLSSSDNASGAATRPMPCLEIPAHQSGVNSLAVWAENPGQQECGCLVTVASGGDDGQLTVSTVRVQYPDGAKIGGSRGFPQTSESPALPGPQFQHTDQLRLSLRSQAHVELAHAAPLTALKLLSPGLLVSTSSDQRVCLWKVSSDRVSHSGALCSHVADAAGLAVWEGGGGENMARRGVEAEGETAGGISSQETADEVKGGESTEAGRETGDLVWSIDDEKRAEVNTRGIHLAKSSPSAAMKCQKGNRPCILLTT from the exons ATGGAAACAGCCGCTCTTTTAGCTCCTGTCACGAGTTTGGAGTTCGTACGAGATGAATTTCTCCTCACAG GTGAAGGTCCAGTCTTGTCAGTGTACACCCTCCATCCTCGTCCTAAAGCTCTCACATCACTGAGTATCCTCCAGCGACACAGAATCCATGGAATTAGAACGAGAAGTCAAGCAGCTTTGCCAGCAAAcagctctcctgcagcagcaggccacaGAGAGGAGGGACATG CAATCAGCTGCACCACGGAGCCCATCTGTTATGATGTAGCTGTATTTGGAGGGAAGGCTGTGAGGCTGTTGAGGCTCCACAGGGACCCCCAGATTGGAGAGCACATACACTTAGAGCTTCTAGGTCCCCTCATGGAGCTCCAGGACTGGGCCCTGGATGTCCGCTGGCTCTCTGGAGACCATCAGTCTCAGCTTTGTGTGGCTGTTGCTCACAATAGTGCTCTGCTTCTGGATGTGAGTCAAGGACAGGCAGTGATCCAGCGCTCCTGTCAGGAGGGATGTTTGCTTTACTCCGCCCTCCTCCTGACACATGATTTCTGGTCAGATACagttttagtgggagggactgTTTTCAACCAGCTGGTTCTGTGGAAACCTGGGGAAGGCAATAGTAGCAGAGCTAATGTCAAAGCACCAGTTGAGCGGCGTCTGTTGGGCCACAGTGGCGTCATCTTCAGCATCTCTTACATCCTGGAGAGGGGGTATCTGGCATCAGCCTCCGATGACCGCAGTGTGCGGGTGTGGGGTGTCGGTGCTTTAGGCGGTCCCGGAGGAAAATGTGGGGATTTGAACCCGGCTTGCTTACAGGTCCTGTATGGACACCAGGCCAGGGTTTTCTCAGTACATCTGTCGCCAGGGAAAGTGTTCAGCGCTGGTGAAGACGGTGCCTGTTTAGTGTGGGATTGGGCCAGAGACGGAAAGGTGGTTCACGCGTTGAAAGGACATCGAGCAGGCGGCGTTCGTGCACTCGCGGTCAGcgaaggagaaggaggtgagGGAAAGTGGGTGGCTACAGggggagcagatggaggagtGAGGCTGTGGAGAGtagaaggagaggagaaggatGAGAGCATGGAGGAAGCAGTGACAGAGAGACTGACTGACCTGAAGTTTCCTGGTGACGGCCTGCCTAAAGTAGTCCGTATTGCAGGagaagaggatgaaaacatGAGCTGGAGTCAGATTAAGTTTGTGGTTTGTACTGACAAAGGGTTAGTTTACCAGTACAGTCACGGGATGTGGGAAGTAGTCTGGCAGGGACCTCCTGAGTTTCAGTCCTACTGCGTGATGGAAACAGTAACGGTCACTGTGAAACAGTCAGTTGCTAAAGCTTGTTTGTGTGCTGTAGGAAACATCAGTGGGTCTTTGCAGTTGTTTCCCACTTCCCATCCTCACTGTGGCATTCATCTCTCAGCTGGTTCGGGGAAGATCCATAGTCTGATTTGGCAAAAGGCAGAGAGTGGCGTGTATTTGCTCGCCTCAGGTGCTGAAGGACTTGTCTATCGTTGGTTTGTGGAGGTAAATTTCAGTCGTGAAGGTTCTATAGTCCTTGGTGTCAATCCTCTTCCATGTTTCCTCCTTCCACCTTGTGCTAAACGCTGGCTTACAGCTGCCGTGCGCCTTCGCTCCAGATCACAGCCGGTGCTTTGGGTGTGTGGAGACCGAAGGGGGTCCCTGATTATGTTCCCAGATAGAGagcaaacaaagcaaaatgaaGTGCATGAGGAAGGGATGAGCGAGGTCCTgctcagagacagaaaacaaccgGCTCATGAAGAAGGTGGAACTGCGCAAGATGACATCTGTGCAGATGTAAAACAGGGAACAATGGACACAAGAGAAAACCCAGATGGAGTCCTGGAGCCACTGAGCTGCTTGTTTGGGGTGCATGGAAAACAGGGCGTCACCTCAGTGTGTGAGTACCGAGGGCTGCTGTACAGCACGGGGAGGGACGGCTGCGTCAGAGTTTTCAGAGTTCAGTCAGCGAAACATGCAGAGACTGGACGCATTAGCGCTGGACAGAgtgctgaaaataaagaaaggcTTCAGCTGGAAGTTCTCAGAGTGCAGCGGGCCTGCAGAGGCATGGAGTGGCTGGAGAGAATTTTGATTCTTAGGTCAGAAATCTCAGAAGAAGAGCTTGGAGAGGAGAGTGAGCATGGCTTTTTGGAGGGAGAAAAAGACGAACTGGGATTTAACAGAGTGAAAGGAAGAGAAGCCAGATTTGTCATTGTTGGCTTCCATGCAGTCCACTTTGTGGTCTGGGACCCTGTGAAGCAGGAGAGGCTGCTAGCTGTGCCTTGTGGAGGAGGCCACCGCTCCTGGAGCCTCTGGCCTTCATATAAAGGGGTTTGGCCTGGATATGGAGCTTTAGTCTTCATTAAACAGGGTTCTGTTCTGGCTTCAGAGCCCCCCAGGGAGGGGGCAGGAAAGAGTGGAGGATGGGGGCTGAGAGAGGGTGTCCACGGGAGGGGGATagggtgtgtgtgcaggttaGGGAGGATCGTGgatgctgaaaatgatggagGCAAGgtgggaagagaggagaggcagTGGGAGATCGTGGTGATGGGAGGGGAGGACACCAGCCTGTCCGTCCTTGCCGTGAATCCAATCACTGGCAGCATCAAAGTCCTCTCCGTCATCACTGACCACATCTCCAGCGTCCGAACCATGACGGCAATAACCAGTCCGGACGCAGGACGAGGAAGACAGTTGCGGAGTCTCTCggccctgctgctgtctgccggCGGCCGGGCTCAGATTCAGTGCTACCGGCTGCTGCTCGCCTGGGACAGGCAGCGAGCCGCTCCGTCCTGCCAGGTCATCCAGGTCGCCAGCCACAGGCTGGACGCAGAGTGGGAGAGGAGGCGGAACCGGCACAAGACGGTGAAAATGGACCCAGAAACAAG GTACATGTCCATTACAGTAGTGGATGAAAAGACTGACGGTGTGCTTGTAGCTTTGTCCTGCAGTGATGGAGCCATCAG ATTGTTGTCCGTCAGTGAAGGTAAAAGACAGATTGATTTGTTGTGGGAGACGTTTCACCACCAGCGCTGTGTGCTCAGCGTTGCCACCTGCAACTTGGAGGATGATAAAGGCAGCAG GTATAAACTGCTGTTCAGCGCTGCAACAGATGGAAAAGTTGCACTGTGGCATTTGACTGAAGCCTTATTGTCGTCCTCTGATAATGCGAGTGGCGCTGCGACGCGGCCGATGCCCTGCCTCGAGATTCCTGCCCACCAGAGCGGTGTCAACTCACTGGCCGTTTGGGCCGAGAATCCAGGGCAGCAGGAGTGCGGTTGCCTGGTAACAGTCGCCAGCGGAGGAGATGATGGACAGCTGACTGTATCGACAGTCAGGGTGCAGTACCCAGACGGTGCGAAGATTGGGGGCAGCAGAGGATTTCCTCAGACGTCTGAGTCCCCGGCTCTGCCCGGACCACAGTTCCAACACACAGACCAGCTCCGGCTGAGCCTCCGCTCTCAGGCGCACGTCGAGCTGGCGCACGCTGCTCCACTAACCGCCCTGAAGCTCCTGAGCCCCGGCCTCCTGGTCTCCACGTCCTCGGATCAAAGGGTCTGCCTGTGGAAGGTCAGCAGTGACCGTGTGAGCCACAGCGGGGCGCTGTGCAGCCATGTTGCTGACGCTGCTGGACTTGCAGTGTGGGAAGGGGGAGGTGGAGAAAACATGGCAAGGAGAGGGGTGGAAGCAGAGGGTGAGACAGCAGGCGGGATCAGCAGCCAAGAAACGGCCGACGAGGTCAAAGGTGGAGAGTCCAccgaagcagggagagagacaggtgacCTGGTTTGGAGTATCGATGATGAAAAAAGAGCTGAG GTAAATACTCGAGGGATCCATCTTGCTAAATCCTCACCGTCTGCAGCGATGAAATGCCAGAAGGGAAATCGTCCCTGCATCCTCTTGACAACATGA
- the wdr6 gene encoding tRNA (34-2'-O)-methyltransferase regulator WDR6 isoform X1, with translation METAALLAPVTSLEFVRDEFLLTGEGPVLSVYTLHPRPKALTSLSILQRHRIHGIRTRSQAALPANSSPAAAGHREEGHAISCTTEPICYDVAVFGGKAVRLLRLHRDPQIGEHIHLELLGPLMELQDWALDVRWLSGDHQSQLCVAVAHNSALLLDVSQGQAVIQRSCQEGCLLYSALLLTHDFWSDTVLVGGTVFNQLVLWKPGEGNSSRANVKAPVERRLLGHSGVIFSISYILERGYLASASDDRSVRVWGVGALGGPGGKCGDLNPACLQVLYGHQARVFSVHLSPGKVFSAGEDGACLVWDWARDGKVVHALKGHRAGGVRALAVSEGEGGEGKWVATGGADGGVRLWRVEGEEKDESMEEAVTERLTDLKFPGDGLPKVVRIAGEEDENMSWSQIKFVVCTDKGLVYQYSHGMWEVVWQGPPEFQSYCVMETVTVTVKQSVAKACLCAVGNISGSLQLFPTSHPHCGIHLSAGSGKIHSLIWQKAESGVYLLASGAEGLVYRWFVEVNFSREGSIVLGVNPLPCFLLPPCAKRWLTAAVRLRSRSQPVLWVCGDRRGSLIMFPDREQTKQNEVHEEGMSEVLLRDRKQPAHEEGGTAQDDICADVKQGTMDTRENPDGVLEPLSCLFGVHGKQGVTSVCEYRGLLYSTGRDGCVRVFRVQSAKHAETGRISAGQSAENKERLQLEVLRVQRACRGMEWLERILILRSEISEEELGEESEHGFLEGEKDELGFNRVKGREARFVIVGFHAVHFVVWDPVKQERLLAVPCGGGHRSWSLWPSYKGVWPGYGALVFIKQGSVLASEPPREGAGKSGGWGLREGVHGRGIGCVCRLGRIVDAENDGGKVGREERQWEIVVMGGEDTSLSVLAVNPITGSIKVLSVITDHISSVRTMTAITSPDAGRGRQLRSLSALLLSAGGRAQIQCYRLLLAWDRQRAAPSCQVIQVASHRLDAEWERRRNRHKTVKMDPETRYMSITVVDEKTDGVLVALSCSDGAIRLLSVSEGKRQIDLLWETFHHQRCVLSVATCNLEDDKGSRYKLLFSAATDGKVALWHLTEALLSSSDNASGAATRPMPCLEIPAHQSGVNSLAVWAENPGQQECGCLVTVASGGDDGQLTVSTVRVQYPDGAKIGGSRGFPQTSESPALPGPQFQHTDQLRLSLRSQAHVELAHAAPLTALKLLSPGLLVSTSSDQRVCLWKVSSDRVSHSGALCSHVADAAGLAVWEGGGGENMARRGVEAEGETAGGISSQETADEVKGGESTEAGRETGDLVWSIDDEKRAEVRSQTEREITTKTCSERAKAGWVLVCGQGLQLLRVTNLKDAEMWRENRGEEMVKQLVKVTLQEKSTLTESQE, from the exons ATGGAAACAGCCGCTCTTTTAGCTCCTGTCACGAGTTTGGAGTTCGTACGAGATGAATTTCTCCTCACAG GTGAAGGTCCAGTCTTGTCAGTGTACACCCTCCATCCTCGTCCTAAAGCTCTCACATCACTGAGTATCCTCCAGCGACACAGAATCCATGGAATTAGAACGAGAAGTCAAGCAGCTTTGCCAGCAAAcagctctcctgcagcagcaggccacaGAGAGGAGGGACATG CAATCAGCTGCACCACGGAGCCCATCTGTTATGATGTAGCTGTATTTGGAGGGAAGGCTGTGAGGCTGTTGAGGCTCCACAGGGACCCCCAGATTGGAGAGCACATACACTTAGAGCTTCTAGGTCCCCTCATGGAGCTCCAGGACTGGGCCCTGGATGTCCGCTGGCTCTCTGGAGACCATCAGTCTCAGCTTTGTGTGGCTGTTGCTCACAATAGTGCTCTGCTTCTGGATGTGAGTCAAGGACAGGCAGTGATCCAGCGCTCCTGTCAGGAGGGATGTTTGCTTTACTCCGCCCTCCTCCTGACACATGATTTCTGGTCAGATACagttttagtgggagggactgTTTTCAACCAGCTGGTTCTGTGGAAACCTGGGGAAGGCAATAGTAGCAGAGCTAATGTCAAAGCACCAGTTGAGCGGCGTCTGTTGGGCCACAGTGGCGTCATCTTCAGCATCTCTTACATCCTGGAGAGGGGGTATCTGGCATCAGCCTCCGATGACCGCAGTGTGCGGGTGTGGGGTGTCGGTGCTTTAGGCGGTCCCGGAGGAAAATGTGGGGATTTGAACCCGGCTTGCTTACAGGTCCTGTATGGACACCAGGCCAGGGTTTTCTCAGTACATCTGTCGCCAGGGAAAGTGTTCAGCGCTGGTGAAGACGGTGCCTGTTTAGTGTGGGATTGGGCCAGAGACGGAAAGGTGGTTCACGCGTTGAAAGGACATCGAGCAGGCGGCGTTCGTGCACTCGCGGTCAGcgaaggagaaggaggtgagGGAAAGTGGGTGGCTACAGggggagcagatggaggagtGAGGCTGTGGAGAGtagaaggagaggagaaggatGAGAGCATGGAGGAAGCAGTGACAGAGAGACTGACTGACCTGAAGTTTCCTGGTGACGGCCTGCCTAAAGTAGTCCGTATTGCAGGagaagaggatgaaaacatGAGCTGGAGTCAGATTAAGTTTGTGGTTTGTACTGACAAAGGGTTAGTTTACCAGTACAGTCACGGGATGTGGGAAGTAGTCTGGCAGGGACCTCCTGAGTTTCAGTCCTACTGCGTGATGGAAACAGTAACGGTCACTGTGAAACAGTCAGTTGCTAAAGCTTGTTTGTGTGCTGTAGGAAACATCAGTGGGTCTTTGCAGTTGTTTCCCACTTCCCATCCTCACTGTGGCATTCATCTCTCAGCTGGTTCGGGGAAGATCCATAGTCTGATTTGGCAAAAGGCAGAGAGTGGCGTGTATTTGCTCGCCTCAGGTGCTGAAGGACTTGTCTATCGTTGGTTTGTGGAGGTAAATTTCAGTCGTGAAGGTTCTATAGTCCTTGGTGTCAATCCTCTTCCATGTTTCCTCCTTCCACCTTGTGCTAAACGCTGGCTTACAGCTGCCGTGCGCCTTCGCTCCAGATCACAGCCGGTGCTTTGGGTGTGTGGAGACCGAAGGGGGTCCCTGATTATGTTCCCAGATAGAGagcaaacaaagcaaaatgaaGTGCATGAGGAAGGGATGAGCGAGGTCCTgctcagagacagaaaacaaccgGCTCATGAAGAAGGTGGAACTGCGCAAGATGACATCTGTGCAGATGTAAAACAGGGAACAATGGACACAAGAGAAAACCCAGATGGAGTCCTGGAGCCACTGAGCTGCTTGTTTGGGGTGCATGGAAAACAGGGCGTCACCTCAGTGTGTGAGTACCGAGGGCTGCTGTACAGCACGGGGAGGGACGGCTGCGTCAGAGTTTTCAGAGTTCAGTCAGCGAAACATGCAGAGACTGGACGCATTAGCGCTGGACAGAgtgctgaaaataaagaaaggcTTCAGCTGGAAGTTCTCAGAGTGCAGCGGGCCTGCAGAGGCATGGAGTGGCTGGAGAGAATTTTGATTCTTAGGTCAGAAATCTCAGAAGAAGAGCTTGGAGAGGAGAGTGAGCATGGCTTTTTGGAGGGAGAAAAAGACGAACTGGGATTTAACAGAGTGAAAGGAAGAGAAGCCAGATTTGTCATTGTTGGCTTCCATGCAGTCCACTTTGTGGTCTGGGACCCTGTGAAGCAGGAGAGGCTGCTAGCTGTGCCTTGTGGAGGAGGCCACCGCTCCTGGAGCCTCTGGCCTTCATATAAAGGGGTTTGGCCTGGATATGGAGCTTTAGTCTTCATTAAACAGGGTTCTGTTCTGGCTTCAGAGCCCCCCAGGGAGGGGGCAGGAAAGAGTGGAGGATGGGGGCTGAGAGAGGGTGTCCACGGGAGGGGGATagggtgtgtgtgcaggttaGGGAGGATCGTGgatgctgaaaatgatggagGCAAGgtgggaagagaggagaggcagTGGGAGATCGTGGTGATGGGAGGGGAGGACACCAGCCTGTCCGTCCTTGCCGTGAATCCAATCACTGGCAGCATCAAAGTCCTCTCCGTCATCACTGACCACATCTCCAGCGTCCGAACCATGACGGCAATAACCAGTCCGGACGCAGGACGAGGAAGACAGTTGCGGAGTCTCTCggccctgctgctgtctgccggCGGCCGGGCTCAGATTCAGTGCTACCGGCTGCTGCTCGCCTGGGACAGGCAGCGAGCCGCTCCGTCCTGCCAGGTCATCCAGGTCGCCAGCCACAGGCTGGACGCAGAGTGGGAGAGGAGGCGGAACCGGCACAAGACGGTGAAAATGGACCCAGAAACAAG GTACATGTCCATTACAGTAGTGGATGAAAAGACTGACGGTGTGCTTGTAGCTTTGTCCTGCAGTGATGGAGCCATCAG ATTGTTGTCCGTCAGTGAAGGTAAAAGACAGATTGATTTGTTGTGGGAGACGTTTCACCACCAGCGCTGTGTGCTCAGCGTTGCCACCTGCAACTTGGAGGATGATAAAGGCAGCAG GTATAAACTGCTGTTCAGCGCTGCAACAGATGGAAAAGTTGCACTGTGGCATTTGACTGAAGCCTTATTGTCGTCCTCTGATAATGCGAGTGGCGCTGCGACGCGGCCGATGCCCTGCCTCGAGATTCCTGCCCACCAGAGCGGTGTCAACTCACTGGCCGTTTGGGCCGAGAATCCAGGGCAGCAGGAGTGCGGTTGCCTGGTAACAGTCGCCAGCGGAGGAGATGATGGACAGCTGACTGTATCGACAGTCAGGGTGCAGTACCCAGACGGTGCGAAGATTGGGGGCAGCAGAGGATTTCCTCAGACGTCTGAGTCCCCGGCTCTGCCCGGACCACAGTTCCAACACACAGACCAGCTCCGGCTGAGCCTCCGCTCTCAGGCGCACGTCGAGCTGGCGCACGCTGCTCCACTAACCGCCCTGAAGCTCCTGAGCCCCGGCCTCCTGGTCTCCACGTCCTCGGATCAAAGGGTCTGCCTGTGGAAGGTCAGCAGTGACCGTGTGAGCCACAGCGGGGCGCTGTGCAGCCATGTTGCTGACGCTGCTGGACTTGCAGTGTGGGAAGGGGGAGGTGGAGAAAACATGGCAAGGAGAGGGGTGGAAGCAGAGGGTGAGACAGCAGGCGGGATCAGCAGCCAAGAAACGGCCGACGAGGTCAAAGGTGGAGAGTCCAccgaagcagggagagagacaggtgacCTGGTTTGGAGTATCGATGATGAAAAAAGAGCTGAGGTAAGAAGTCAAACCGAGAGAGAAATCACCACAAAGACGTGTTCAGAGAGAGCAAAGGCAGGATGGGTGCTGGTCTGTGGTCAAGGCCTCCAGTTGCTGCGAGTCACAAATCTAAAGGACGCTGAGATGTGGAGAGAGAATCGAGGAGAGGAAATGGTCAAGCAGCTGGTTAAAGTTACCCTCCAGGAAAAGTCGACACTAACTGAATCTCAAGAATGA
- the fsbp gene encoding uncharacterized protein fsbp isoform X1 — MPGKCKFQESWLSKEIYKDWLVEDALDIHFARCRACGKSIKLQTMGEAALTSHAGGAGHKAAVRKLQEAGSGVTINAYVQVNGNNNNNQEDDTKEQVAICLQRDALDTNWSDLNHRPTANSTSHNAELQDVGINALFFTAPGTSRLLGQRLPPAGSRRSEHQQRTEALEQQQQMKILEWENRMKVLAWEQELVREKRKAALQKRKAFRMKAAYYKAKLRRMGEDVPSSSSSSDEQ; from the exons ATGCCCGGAAAATGCAAATTTCAAGAGTCCTGGCTCTCGAAGGAGATCTACAAGGACTGGCTGGTTGAGGACGCCCTGGACATTCACTTCGCCCGGTGTCGAGCCTGCGGTAAATCCATAAAACTTCAGACGATGGGCGAGGCTGCGCTCACCAGCCACGCAGGGGGAGCCGGCCACAAAGCGGCCGTCCGCAAGCTGCAGGAAG CAGGCAGCGGAGTGACGATAAACGCTTATGTGCAGGTGaatggcaacaacaacaacaaccag GAGGACGACACCAAAGAGCAAGTGGCCATCTGCCTGCAGCGTGACGCCTTGGACACCAACTGGTCGGACCTGAATCACAGACCCACTGCGAACTCCACCTCCCAcaatgcagagctgcaggatgtgGGCATCAACGCCCTCTTCTTCACAGCACCAG GCACCTCCAGGCTCCTCGGCCAGCGCCTCCCTCCAGCAGGCAGCCGGCGCTCCGAGCACCAGCAGAGGACGGAggctctggagcagcagcagcagatgaagatCTTGGAGTGGGAGAACCGGATGAAGGTGCTGGCGTGGGAGCAGGAGCTGGTCCGGGAGAAGAGGAAGGCGGCGCTGCAGAAGAGGAAGGCCTTCAGGATGAAGGCGGCTTATTACAAGGCCAAACTGAGGAGGATGGGAGAGGATGTGCcttcgtcctccagcagcagtgacGAGCAGTAG
- the fsbp gene encoding uncharacterized protein fsbp isoform X2 — MPGKCKFQESWLSKEIYKDWLVEDALDIHFARCRACGKSIKLQTMGEAALTSHAGGAGHKAAVRKLQEGSGVTINAYVQVNGNNNNNQEDDTKEQVAICLQRDALDTNWSDLNHRPTANSTSHNAELQDVGINALFFTAPGTSRLLGQRLPPAGSRRSEHQQRTEALEQQQQMKILEWENRMKVLAWEQELVREKRKAALQKRKAFRMKAAYYKAKLRRMGEDVPSSSSSSDEQ, encoded by the exons ATGCCCGGAAAATGCAAATTTCAAGAGTCCTGGCTCTCGAAGGAGATCTACAAGGACTGGCTGGTTGAGGACGCCCTGGACATTCACTTCGCCCGGTGTCGAGCCTGCGGTAAATCCATAAAACTTCAGACGATGGGCGAGGCTGCGCTCACCAGCCACGCAGGGGGAGCCGGCCACAAAGCGGCCGTCCGCAAGCTGCAGGAAG GCAGCGGAGTGACGATAAACGCTTATGTGCAGGTGaatggcaacaacaacaacaaccag GAGGACGACACCAAAGAGCAAGTGGCCATCTGCCTGCAGCGTGACGCCTTGGACACCAACTGGTCGGACCTGAATCACAGACCCACTGCGAACTCCACCTCCCAcaatgcagagctgcaggatgtgGGCATCAACGCCCTCTTCTTCACAGCACCAG GCACCTCCAGGCTCCTCGGCCAGCGCCTCCCTCCAGCAGGCAGCCGGCGCTCCGAGCACCAGCAGAGGACGGAggctctggagcagcagcagcagatgaagatCTTGGAGTGGGAGAACCGGATGAAGGTGCTGGCGTGGGAGCAGGAGCTGGTCCGGGAGAAGAGGAAGGCGGCGCTGCAGAAGAGGAAGGCCTTCAGGATGAAGGCGGCTTATTACAAGGCCAAACTGAGGAGGATGGGAGAGGATGTGCcttcgtcctccagcagcagtgacGAGCAGTAG